The DNA segment TCGAATTCGCGGTCGGGCCGACCGCGATCGACCACGACGCCGCGGTCCACGCGTCCGCGCTCAACGCCGCGACGCGCCTCGACGCGCGGGTCGGCGACCTCCCCGACGCCGTCGACCGCCTCCGCGACGAGGTCGACCGGCTGGAGGGGGAGCTCCGGGACGCCCGCGCCGACCTGCTGACCGCCCGACTCGGCGAGTTCCCGACGACCGAGGTCGACGGGGCGACGTGGGCGGTCGGCGCGGTCGACGGCGCCGACCCGAACGACCTGCGGGGGCCGGCGGAGGCCCTCCTCGCCGACGGCGACGCGGGCGACGACGCCCCCGACGCGGTCGCGGCGGTCGGCGCGGGGAGCGCGCCGTTCGTGGTCGTCGCGGTCGGGGACGGGGCCGCCGGTGAGGGCTCGGACGGCGCGGGCCTCGACGCCGGCGCGGTCGTGGACGCGGTCACCGACGAGTTCGGCGGCGGCGGGGGCGGCGGCCCGACGTTCGCGCAGGGCGGCGGGCTCGACGCTGACCCCGACGACGTCGTCAGGTGGCTACGCAGCAGATGACGGGGAAGCTCGGACCCGAGGCGCTCGCGGCGGTCCTCGCGGCGACCGGGGCCGACGACGTCGCGGTCGAGACGGGGCCCGCCTACGGGGAGGACGCGGCCGCGATCGACCTGTCCGGCGCGGAGTCGACGCTCGTCGTCGCCGCCGACCCGCTGTCGCTGGCGGCGGACGCCGTGGGCGAGCTGGCGGTCCACGTCGCCTGCAACGACGTGGCCGCGAGCGGCGCGGACCCGCGGTGGCTCACGCACACGCTCTTCCTGCCCGACGACGACCCGGACCGGCTCCGGACCGTCGCGGAGCAGGTTGACGCGACCGCCCGCGACCTCGGGGTCGCGGTCGTCGGCGGCCACACGGAGGTGTTGCCGTCGCTGGAGCGCCCGCTCTGCTCGATGACCGCGCTCGGGACCACAGACCGCTTCGTGTCGAGCGGCGGCGCCGCGCCGGGCGACCGGCTCCTCCTCACGAAGGGGGCCGGGATCGAGGCGACCGCGATCCTCGCGACGGACTTCCGCGAGCGGTGCGCCGAGGCCGGCGTGTCGACCGCGACGCTCGACTCCGCCGCCGCGTTCCT comes from the Halorubrum depositum genome and includes:
- a CDS encoding AIR synthase-related protein, with the translated sequence MTGKLGPEALAAVLAATGADDVAVETGPAYGEDAAAIDLSGAESTLVVAADPLSLAADAVGELAVHVACNDVAASGADPRWLTHTLFLPDDDPDRLRTVAEQVDATARDLGVAVVGGHTEVLPSLERPLCSMTALGTTDRFVSSGGAAPGDRLLLTKGAGIEATAILATDFRERCAEAGVSTATLDSAAAFLGDVSVVPDAAAARDAATAMHDPTEGGLLTALVEAASASETVLAVERDRVPVRPETEACCAAVGVDPLATFGSGALLAAVPPERVAEAADALDAAGIAVGEIGEVRAAGDRDRDGEAGTVLLDGDRIEEPPRDELYPLWE